GTGTGTTGGAAAGTTGTGCTTCTGTAGCTATTTGACTCACGTCTGAAACTTTAAAACAATCTTTTAACAAAGAAAGCTTGGGGACATTTGTAGAATTTAAGTTACTTTGTTTCACGTTATTAGCTTTCATTAATTTAATTTTGGTCCATTTAGAGTTTTTGTTTGAGGAGCTATTTCTACCATTCAGAGTACATTTGACAGGCATTCCTTTTTTGCTAGGGAAAAAACGTTTGCATTGAGTACTCTGGCTAGGTTCTTTCTGAGGAAGCACTTCATTTTGTTGCAGCTGTACTTCTCCacgcttttcttctgtttttcgaTACTCAGCATTAGGGGAATCTTTTTTCACCTCTACTGTATCTGATTCAATCTCACCTGCAATTTCTTCGCAAAGTTCAAGAATGCTTACCCTTTTGGATTTCACATCATTCTCTGGTTGATCAGCTAGATCCGTTTCACTTTCAGATGGCTGTGAAAccctttttgtttttatactgttttttatATTCTGATgcacttgctgtttttctttatctACTGTCTTAGAATTTGGCTTAAGAGAACCTGTTTCCACTTTCTTCACATGGCTAGAAATTGGAGATACAAGATACGTTTGTTCTTTCTTAACTTCCCCAAGACCGTGATCAAGAAACGGTGTCCCTTGAAGGTTATGTTGAAAGCTGCTGGAATCATCATTTTTATTGTCTGCTTTAcaccttttctctttcagagagCTGGTCACTTCTACACTTATTTCTTTATCTTCATTTTTACCGCTTggctttattttcatgtttttctgttctgttttctctttagcAGGTTTAGGTACTTTTGCTCCGATACTGTGAACATGTCTTTTCGCCTGGCTGCTTTGTTTAACTtccaaagctttttcttctttaacttcTCTGTTACGCAGGGATCTTGCTGGTACATGTGTTAACTGCTGCAGTCTCTGTGATCTCCTCGTTACTGGCTCACTTGGCGCAATTATGCATTTTGACTTAGGAATTTcttgcactgatttcttctggCATACCTCCTTATTTTTTGCAGATTTAGGCTGCTGTTGGATCTTTTTGTCGGCTGCTGTTTTATTATTTGACTTGAATCCTGATGACCTTGTAGTCATGCGTGTTCCTAATTCAGGTTCACTTGAATTGTCACTGAAAGAgtcaaacaattattttttcagcaCTTAGAAATTAGAATTTGTCGTGAGAGTCTCCTCATTCTGACTAATCTCTGCCCCTAAACTTTTACCACATTTAACACCTTCAACACtcacagaaatattattttctttcaaatcagTCTAAGACGACTTCAACTCCACCTCATTGCTCCTAAGTCtagtgcttaattttttttcacataCCTTGCAAGACTGAATTATGAGTCCCAGATGAATGCTTTTTAACATCTCgagcaatttttcatttttgagacTTCCTGCTTTCAATTTAAATATTAGCTTATAGTATTAGCTTTGCTTTGCCCTTCATAACCTGTTTTGTCGGAAGTGTTTCTGGATTTCAAGACATTAACGCGGTTCTGGAGAAAGACCACGTACAAGGTACCATAATTAATGATTTTAAGGCTGATCTTCCCACTGATACTATTTAACTGTATCTTTACCTCCAACTCACACTGCTTAGATTGTTTCTGCACTAATACAGTCTAGGAGGATAatctagaacttttttttttttttggtcactgacCTGTTTGATTTGATAGAGGTCTTCAGTACTGCTTTCTGCACTGTGCAttgatttgattttgatttatttGAGACATGTTTTGTATCTGacacctctttttccttctttgctgatGATGGCTTGCTGTTCTTATCCAGCTTTGGACGCTTAGCAGAAGGCTCCACTAACGTAGACTTCCTTTTCTGAGCTGCCATTTCTGTAAAACGCAAGAATTGATCTAGCTGTTACGGTCTTTGTCAGCTGTTGTTATAGCATCAGTCATTATAACAGAAAATTTGcccattttataaaataaggtAATTGGTATTCACTTTTACAGTCAGACCCTGCTAACTATCATCAGAAAACAAATCACTAAAGCACTCTTCAAATCAAACTACATTTATTTTACTTACAGGTTTTTACCAGAGGCAATCGATGTTTAGGCCAAAGTAACTTATCAAGGTGTGCCAAAAGCATTCCTTATGAATACGTTTATGAACAGGACGTTTCATGCCACCTATAGAGAATATAATAtgttcacaaaaatatttaaatgcagtaAACATTTTATTACCTTCCTTCCCAACCTCCGCATTTAGCATTCCCACCCTCCTCCAGCCCTTCAAATAATGCTTATCTTTAAAGTTTCTTTCatgatcaattaaaaaaaaaaatctacaaattttATTCCCATATCCAACAGTTTTTGCCATTTTGCTATCTTAAGCCtcttttacctttaaaaaattaataagatACGGTATCATTTCAAAGGAAGTTTCTATGCCTTTTACAACTTTCCAGAAAAG
This genomic interval from Struthio camelus isolate bStrCam1 chromosome 2, bStrCam1.hap1, whole genome shotgun sequence contains the following:
- the ESCO1 gene encoding N-acetyltransferase ESCO1; amino-acid sequence: MAAQKRKSTLVEPSAKRPKLDKNSKPSSAKKEKEVSDTKHVSNKSKSNQCTVQKAVLKTSIKSNSDNSSEPELGTRMTTRSSGFKSNNKTAADKKIQQQPKSAKNKEVCQKKSVQEIPKSKCIIAPSEPVTRRSQRLQQLTHVPARSLRNREVKEEKALEVKQSSQAKRHVHSIGAKVPKPAKEKTEQKNMKIKPSGKNEDKEISVEVTSSLKEKRCKADNKNDDSSSFQHNLQGTPFLDHGLGEVKKEQTYLVSPISSHVKKVETGSLKPNSKTVDKEKQQVHQNIKNSIKTKRVSQPSESETDLADQPENDVKSKRVSILELCEEIAGEIESDTVEVKKDSPNAEYRKTEEKRGEVQLQQNEVLPQKEPSQSTQCKRFFPSKKGMPVKCTLNGRNSSSNKNSKWTKIKLMKANNVKQSNLNSTNVPKLSLLKDCFKVSDVSQIATEAQLSNTQGKLSVIRLSENESVTCVQEKLDTSSERAGAKEVTLEIKEPSKRGVENGLLRNLTKHLSEPTPDENFSLHLESSPESSPVKYLTAPKPPKQLKKESGESEHQGLAPKQLTHPLLTNQTSETENRVPLSNPSLASKCSNSLPSEEHIQKLKEAGKDGDKQLIIDAGQKRFGAISCNICGMLYTASNPEDETQHLLFHNQFISAVKYVGWKKERILAEYPDGKIIMVLPDDPKYALKKVEEIREMVDNDLGFQQAPLMCYSRTKTLLFISNDKKVIGCLIAEHIQWGYRVIEEKVPEVSSENEKVIFERQKAWCCSTSPEPAICGISRIWVFSMMRRKKIASRMIECLRSNFIYGSYLSKEEIAFSDPTPDGKLFATQYCGTGQFLVYNFLNGQHHA